TGTACTTCAGCAATTATTGAACAAAGGATTAGATAAAGAAACATTAAAAAAAATATTTTTGACAGGTAGTGTTACCGATTGGGGCGCTGCTATAAAAAATGGGAAAATTAAAGGAAAGATAAATGTTTACACTCGTTCCGATGCTTGCGGTGCCGCTGATGTGTGGGCAAAATATTTAGGAAAAAAACAGGAAGATATAATAGGTACTGCAGTTTCGGGAGACCCCGGAATTACAGAAGCAGTAAAGAATGATAAACTGGGAATAGGCTATAATAATATTGGTTATGCTTACGATGCTACTTCAAAGTATGTAGTTTCAGGTATTAAAATTTTGCCGATTGATTTTAACGGAAACGGAATGATTGATGATAAGGAATATTTTTATCAGCATAAAGATAGTATTGTAAGAGCCATTAAAGACGGGCGTTTCCCGTCACCCCCCGCACGCGATTTATATTTTGTTTGTAAAGATCAGCCGAAAGATAAAGTTGTTGTTGAATTTTTGAAATGGGTGCTTACTGACGGGCAAAAATATGTTTCAGATGCCGGCTATATAAATCTATCAGAAGAAAAAATTAATACAGCACTTGGTAGATTGAAATAATAAATTTATTCAGTATTACTTATTAATTCGTGAAAGTTTATTTCACGAATTATTTTATCCCACTTGCATAATTGTTTTTTATGAGAAACAGAAAAAAATATAATTTGATTCTGGATTCAGTTGCAGGAAAAACAATGTTGTTGCTTTCGTTATCTTTAATTTTACTTTTATTTTTAATTATCATAGGTCTTTCAATAAAATCATTTCCCGTTTTAAAAAATCATTCTTTTTTTGAAATGATTTTTTCATCTGAATGGAAACCGTTGAAAGGTAAATTCGGAATGCTGCCATTTATCTCAGGTACAGCCTGGGTTACGATGATTTCTGTAATAATTGCAGTACCTGCATGTATACTTACATCAATTTATTTTTCAGAATATGCAAAGAAAAAATTACGCAATACAATTAATCCGGTAATTGATATTCTGGCAGGAATCCCTTCTGTAGTGTATGGTGTATGGGGAATTGTTTTTATCGTTCCTTTAATAAAAGAATATGTTGCGCCAATTTTTGGCATTTCCTCAACAGGATATACCGTGTTTACCGGTGGACTGGTTCTTGCGTTAATGATAGTCCCTGTGATCATTCATGTGTTGAATGAAGTGTTCAATGCTGTGCCGCATGAGTTGCGCGAAGCCTCATTATCACTGGGTGCTACAAAATGGCAAACCATAAAATTTGTTGTCGTAAAAAAAGCATTACCCGGAATAATAGCGGCAATAATATTAGGTGTGTCGCGAGCATTTGGTGAAACAATGGCAGTTTTAATGGTTGTTGGAAATGTGATAAAAATTCCGCATTCCATATTTGACGCGGGTTATCCTTTGCCTGCATTGATAGCAAATAATTATGGTGAAATGATGTCGATACCCATGTATGATTCAGCATTAATGTTTTCGGCATTGATACTACTTGTGATAGTAATAATTTTCAATGTGTTTTCGCGCATAGCTATTATGCGTGTTGAAAGAATAATAGGAGCATGATATGAAATTGAAATTATTAGAAGAGAAAATTTTTGTATGGTTAATGAAAGCATCAATGTTTATCATTGCCGGTGGACTTTTTCTCATAATCATAACTGTTTTATATAAAGGATTACCGGCCCTTTCATGGGATATGATTTTAAAAACTCCTAAAGGAGGATATTACCTTGGAAAAGAAGGAGGGATATTAAATGCAATACTTGGTTCATTATATCTTGCTGCGGGTTCAACCATTTTAGCATTATTGATAAGTTTACCTGTTGTAATTTATATGAATGTTTATTCCAAGAAAAATTCTTATTTCGTAAATACATTACGGTTGTGTTTTGATGTGATGTGGGGAATTCCTTCTATTGTTTACGGTGCATTCGGATTTATCATCATGATTTTTTTTGGGTTGAAAACTTCATTGTTAGCAGCAATAATAATTATAACTATTGTTATTCTTCCGGTTGTTATTCGTTCGGTTGATGAAGTGATGAAGATGATTTCAGAAGGATTATTTGAAGCATCATATTCATTAGGTGCAACAAAATTTCAGACTGCAAGAAGCGTAATTATAAAACAGGCAATGCCCGGAATAATAACAGCGGCATTAATTGCTTTTGGCCGTGCAATAGGCGATGCAGCGGCTGTATTATTCACCGCAGGTTATACAGATTATATTCCTACATCATTATATCAATCAGTTGCAACATTGCCGCTCGCTATATTTTTTCAATTGGGAACTCCTTTTCCCGAAGTTCAGCAAAGAGCTTATGCATCGGCATTGTTACTGGTTATTATCATTTTAGTTATAAGTATATTATCACGATTTTTTACAAGCAAATTAAAAAAATACAGGATCAGTTAGAAATGGATTTTATACCACATATCAGTGTCAGAGACCTTAATGTTTATTATGGGAATAATCATGTTTTAAAAAATATCAACCTTGATATTCCTGAAAAAAAAATAACTGCGATTATAGGTCCTTCCGGTTGCGGGAAAACCACTCTACTAAGATGTTTCAATCGTTTAATTGATAATGCTGATGATGTAAGAATTTCCGGAAAAGTTTTGGTTGATAATGAAAATATCTTTGATTCGAATATTGAAATTACAAGCATAAGAAAAAAAATGGGTTTGCTTTCACAGCGTCCATTTCCTTTACCTATGTCGGTTTACGATAATGTTGCGTATGGCCCGCGCATTCACGGAATTAAAAATAAAAAAGAATTGAATTTAATAGTTGAACATTATTTAAAGGAAGCAAGTTTGTGGGAAGAAGTAAAAGACCGTTTGAAAATGCCGGCTTCAAGATTATCTATAGGTCAGCAACAGCGATTATGTCTGGCGAGAGGTTTGGCTGTTGAACCGGAAATTATTCTGGGCGATGAACCAACGTCAGCACTTGATCCGCAATCGAGCCAACACATTGAAAAAAAATTTCAGGAATTAAAAGATAAGTACACTATTGTTTTTGTTACTCACATACTCCGACAGGCAAAGCGAATAGCCGATTATATTATTTTCATTCATATGGGGGAAGTAATTGAATGTGGCCCTGCTCATGAAATACTTGAGAATCCTAAAGAACAGAAGACAAAAGATTACGTTTCGGGAGTAATCAGCTAAGTAGATTTTATAAAAAAATCAAGATTGTTAAAAAAAATTTTCAATTTATCTAAAACGATTTAGTATTTTATTTATATTTGCCGTGATTTTTGTTCCAAAGCCTGAAAATAGTATAAAGTTGAAGAATGAGATTGAAAAGTGAGTGAAATTGAAAAAATGGTAAAAGTGAAAAGAGATATGAGAAAAAATTTAAAATTGTTTTTATTCTTCACCTTATTAATAAATATATTTTTTATTCATCAAAGTTTTGCACAGGAGTTAACTGTTTCAGGAATTATTACTGATAAAAACGATGGAACGCCAATGATTGGTGTTACTGTAAAAATCAATAATACAACCAATGGAACAATTAGTGATGCCAATGGAAAATATTCAATAAAAATTTCTAACCCTAATGATACATTAGTATTCTCATTCATCAGTTACAATACATTGATTATTCCGGTTAATGGGCAAAGCCAGTTAAATGCAGTTATGAGTTCGTCAGTAACTCAGTTGTCGGGCATGGTAGTTACGGCTTTAGGAATTGAGCGTGAAAAAAAATCACTTGGGTATTCAGTTACCGAAGTAAAAGGTGATATGCTGCAAACGGCAAAGGATGTAAGTATGATCAATCAGCTTTCAGGAAAAGTAGCTGGGCTGGATGTCGCATCAGCAAATGGAGGAGCGGCATCGTCGAGTAAAATTGTTTTACGCGGAAATAAATCTTTTACAAATAATAATCAGGCATTGATTGTTGTTGACGGTGTCCCAATAGATAATTCAACTGTTAGCAATGCAGGTGATAAATGGGGCGGACGTGATTATGGCAGCGGAATTTCTGATATCAATCCCGATGATATAGAAAGTATATCTGTTTTGAAAGGTGCAAGTGCATCGGCTCTCTACGGCTCCCGTGCTGCAAATGGCGTAATTTTAATTACAACAAAAAAAGGAAAAGCATCGAAAAAAATTCAGATAAGTTTTAATTCCAATACATCATTTGATACACCTTATATATTATGGGATATACAGAATACTTATGGTGCAGGACGCAATGGAAAATTTGAAGGTCCGTGGATAATTAATAGTAATGGTATTCCTGTTTTTGATGCAACGAATGCTTCGTCTTACGGAAGCTGGGGACCTAAGATGGAAGGACAGGAAATCATTGACTGGGACGGAAAACAAAAATCTTTTTCATCACAACCTGATAACTATAAAGATTATTTTCAAACAGGAATGACTTTGAATAACTCTGTCTCATTAAGTGGAGGAAAGAAAAATTCAACATGCCGTTTAACGCTTGCTGATTTGAAAAACACAGATATTGTCCCAAATGTATCAGTGAAAAGAACAAACATAAGTTTGAATGCAGGAACAAAAATTCACAAAAGAGTTACATTGAATGTTTTTGGCTCATACGTTCGCCAGGCTTATGATAACCGTCTTGGATTGTCGGATGCACATAATAATGCGAACAGGAATTATATTATGATGCCTCGTAATGTGAGCAATGAATCGTTAGAAAATAATTTGATGAACACTGATGGAAAAGAGCAGACATGGTATATGAACTGGGCATGGATGACAAACCCTTTTTGGAATGAAGAATATGAATTGAATAATGATACAAAAAACAGATTCTTCGGAAACACTTCATTAACGATAGATTTAGATACTAACCTTTCATTAATAATAAGAACTGCACCCGATCATTCATTACAGAAATTCTGGAGTCGTGATGCATATAATGGTTTAATAAGTTCGTTGGGGTCCTATAGTGAGAAAGAAATTCAGTGCGATGAGTACAATACAGATTTTTTACTGAGCTATAAAAAAGAATGGGAAATATTTTCATTCACTGCTAATGCCGGTGGAAACGCGATGTATGACAAATCAAAACAAAATACTGCGGAAACAAAAGGTGGTTTAAATGAACCCTATATTTATACTATTGAAAATAGTTTGAATACTCCAAAGTATCGTTCGTTATTATATGAGAAAGCAATCAACTCGTTATATTTTTCAGGTCAGCTAGCATATCATAATTTTTTGTTTTTAGATGTAACAGCACGTAATGATTGGTCATCGACATTACCAAAAGGAAACAATTCTTATTTCTATCCTTCATTCAGTTCGGGTTTTGTTTTTTCTGATCTGATGAATTTATCTAAGAAAGCAGAGAAAATATTTTCATATGGAAAGATAAGAGCTTCATGGGCAGCGGTTGGTAACGATACCGACCCCTATCGTTTAAATAAAACTTATTACGTTGACAGCACTGATACCTACGGAACAATTGCAAATGTTACAACCGTCATTCCTCCTGAAAATCTGAAACCTGAAAAATTAGTTTCAAAAGAAATTGGAACAGACATGCGATTCTTCTTCGACAGGATTGGTTTGGATTTTAGTTATTATAAAACAAATTCGTTTAACCAGATTGTTCAGATTGATGTTTCTCCTGCTTCGGGTTCAAACTATGCATTGATAAATGCCGGGAATATTGAAAATAAAGGCATAGAGCTGCAACTTAACGGTAAGCCTGTAGATGAAAATAATTTTTCGTGGAACTTTATTTTGAATTACACAAAAAATAAATCGGAAGTAATTGAGCTTGCAGAAGGCGTTGATAACTTACAATTGATGGAACATTGGGGGCTTAGCATTGAAGCGCGTCCCGGACATCCATACGGTGATATCGTTGGTTATGCAATAAAACGTGATGCGAATGGAAATAAATTAATTAATGAAAATGGAATGTACCTGAGGTCAGATACCACGCAGGTTTTAGGAAATATCAATCCAAAATTTAAATTATCGATGACCAATTCATTTACATGGAAAAATTTCACATTATCTTTTTTAATCGATGCAAGAATAGGCGGTGAAATGTTTGCCGGTACTGATATGTATGGATATGGTTATGCCGGAAATTTTTCAGAAACATTGGAAGGTCGTGATGCATGGTATGCTTCGGAAGAAGCCCGTGAAGCAGCAGGAATTTCTGTCGATGATTGGAAAGCAACCGGAGGTTATATGGCTGATGGTGTTTATCAAACAGGAACAATTTTGTTGAATGGAGAAAATAATCCTGAATCAATTTCTGAACATCCCGGATATTATACAAGTGGAGGATATGTATACGATCAATCGCATAATGTAGTAGGGACTGACCTTTCAGGAATTTCTAATCAAACTTTTGTTAACCCCGAAAAATATTGGAGTCAGTTTTCTGATTGGACAAACGAAATTCATGAACCTTTTGTGTATGATGCAAGCTATGTAAAATTGCGAGAGTTAACATTTACTTATAAACTTCCCGATAAATGGTTCAACAAAATACAAATGAAAAATTTTTATGTTTCAGTTTATGGAAGAAACTTATGGCTGATGTATAGTAAAGTTCCGAATGTTGACCCTGAAACTTTTCATGACAGCAGCAGCGGACAGGGATATGAATTATATTCTTATCCTGTTAGAAGAAGTATTGGTTTTAATTTAAAATTTGATTTTTAATATTCAGTGAAATATGAAGTCAATTAAAAATAAAAGTTTCGGAATATTAGTATTGATAATGCTTTTCATTGTATCGGGTTGTAAAAAAGATTTGACAGATTTGAATGTTAACCCGAATGAGCCGATAACAACCAGTCCTGAATATTTGTTTCGTTATGCATTAAAACAAGGTATTTGCAGTTACAACTCAAATGTAAATCTTGAACAGTGGGGATTAATGAACTGGATGATGTATTTTGCTTCAAGAGGCGGAGTGGAACAGGGAAAGGAGTATGTTGTACCTTCAGGAAAAGATGCATTCTGGCAGGAACAATACGCCGATGCATTAAGCAATATAAATGAAGTGTGTCTGATGACAAACGGAAAACCAGAATACGCGAATCAGTATGCGGCAGCAAGTATCTGGAGGGTTTTTCTTTTTCATCGCTTAACTGATTTGTGGGGCGAGATACCGTATTCAGAGGCATTGCAGGGATTATCGAATTTGAATTACACTCCAGTATATGATAAACAGGAATTAATTTATCTGAACATGCTGAATGAATTAAAGAATGATGAAGAGATGCTCGATCCTTCAAAATCTTTTTTTGATGCTTCAGCAGATTTAATTTGCAAAGGAAATATTTCGCGATGGAAAATGTTTGCAAACGCGCTCAGGTTAAGGCTTGCAACACGCATCAAAGACAGGCTGCCTTCAACTTACGCTTCGGTGGTTTTAGATTTATCAACAAAAATCATGATATCTTCAAATGAAGAATCAATATTATTTCCGTTTAACTCAGAAAAAAAGAATCCTGTTTACGAAGCAAGTTTTACAGGTCAGGCAGTGGTTCAAAATAATCCTTCAAAGTTTTTGGTTGACATGCTTGTGAATACAAATGATCCGAGAACTTCAATTCTTTTGGATAAATCTCCCATGTCAGTATTGCCCTGGATCCCGCCATACAAAGGAGTTCCCAATCTTTTACTCACGACAGATTCAGCATGGAGTAATTATAATCTTGATGGAAACTGGGGTGATATATCAAGAGTTGGAAAATGGTTTCTGCGTAATGAAACACCCGGTGTGATTATCAGTTATTCTGAAGTTTGTTTTTTAAAAGCAGAGGCAGCATTGAATGGCAGTTTGCAGGGAAGCGCTCAACAATTTTTTGAAGATGGAGTAAGAGCGAATATTCATTTTTATGAAGTATACGGCGATTCAACATACAGTGTTTCCGATCAAACAATCGACACGTATATTCAGTCATTGGCGCCGGTAAGCATGGAGCAGATTATAAATCAGAAATGGATTTCATTTGCTTTCTCGAATGGTTATGAAGCTTATGCAGAATATCGTCGTACTGCTTTTCCGAAATTAAAAAAATACGATGGCTCTGAAATTAGCGAGAATGATTTACCCAAAAGAATGATTTATCCGAATTCGGAATCCACATTAAACAGGGAACATTACCTGGAAGCAGTTTCGAGTCAGGGTGCAGACAATGAATTTACGCCTATCTGGTGGGATATGTATTAAAAATTAAAATTCAAAATAATATCAAAATGAAAATAGTTAATAAAATAATTTTTATAGCAATACTAAGCATAACGGGGCAAAGCGGGTTTTCGCAAACAACTTCTGCCGGAAAAAGTTTTTATGTAGATTATGCGCAATGGTGCACTTTAGGTTATCCCGGAATTTATATCAATTGTGGAAATGATAATGCATTCAATCCCGGAACACAGCTAACCATGGAGGTTTGGGCAAGGGCATACACTTTTGGTGAGAACAGAAAGATTATGGGTAAACTCGATAACCAATTTAATAATGGTTATGTTTTAGGTTTCGAAAATCTTGATGTGTATTCCGAAATTTTCAATCCCGATCATCAGGAAATTCCTCGTACCGGCCCGGGCTCAATGCCACAGGATTCAGCATGGATACACATTGCAACAACTTATGATGCAAATGGAAAAATGACCAATTATATCAACGGGGTGAATATTAGCGAAATAGATGTTTTCCCTCAAACTGCAATAGTTTCAAATACCAGTCCATTTATAATTGGGTTGGCTCCGTGGGATATTCTATCTTATGAATTTACAGGAAACCTTGATGAAATAAGGGTTTGGAATGTTGCCAAAACAGCACAGGAAATAAAAGATGGTATGTTTCATCAATTAAAAGGAAATGAAACAGGATTAATTGCATATTATAATTTTGATGAAGATGTGGATTCAATTGTTCATGATAATGGGTTGAACCATTTGAATGGAATTTTACATAACTCAACAAGCACCTGCTTTTCGTGGGCTGATTCATATGCCCCGGTAGGTGACTCTATAATGGCAGAACAGTTTGATATCAATGCTTCGTGGTATGGAAAAAATGCCGATCAATATACTTATGCAGTCACACAAAACGGGTTATCGTTGATTACTTCGATAGGAGAAAAAGAATTTTCAAAATATGTAGTGTTTGGTCACAATAACGAGGCTGGTGTTACTGCATTGGATGCACCGGTTAATGCACCGCCTGATTTCAAGCGATTGTCAAGGGTTTGGTATGTGAACAAAGGAGGTGAGTTTGGTTCGCAGGTGGTTTTTAATTTACTGGATGCGGCTTCCGGTGGTACCATGCTGACTTCGGGTGGTGCAGATTCGTTATATACATTACTTGTTAGAGATGATACTTCAGGAATTTTTCAGCCTTTAATGTGTGCGTCACAAGTTATGGGAAATACAATTTTGTTCAATGATGTAAATCTGCAAGAAAAATATTATACTTTATGTTATACAAGCGAAAAGCTTATTGGTACCGGTATTAATGATGATATAGAGATAAAATATTTTGCAAAAATTTTCCCCAATCCGGCTCATAACAATTTGTTTTTGGAATTGCCGGAGAAAGCAGAAATCAGTATCAGCGATTTATCGGGTAGATTATTAAAAAATTATTTTGAAGAAAAAGGAATTAATAAAATTGATATAAGTGAATTTTCAAAAGGAATCTATGTTTTGGGAATTCAATATAAATCACAAATAGAAAAAAGAAAAATCAGCATTCAATAAAAAATAAAATTATAAAACACAAAATCTCAAACCATGAAAAAAATATTTTTTATTCTTATTGCGATTATAGCAGGCATAGTTCAAACACCCGTGTTTTCACAGAATTTCGGGCTTGACCTTGATGGCACGAATGATAAAATTGGTGTTACCGATGCCACATCACTAAATCCAACAACCGCATTAACTCTTGAAGTATGGATAAATGCAGATACCTGGAAAAGCAGTGTATGGGCAGGAACAATTATCGGCAAACAATCAACAAGCCCCGACTGTGGATATTGCTTAACAGCTGGAGAAGGAGGCAAAGCCGAATTCACAATTGCAATAGGAAATGTTTGGCAGAAGGTTACAACGCCGGCTGTGATGGGCTTAAACGCATGGTATCATATTGCCGGAGTATATGATGGTTCAATTATGAAAATTTATATTAATGGAGAACTACAGGCAAGCTTGAATGTAACTGGTGCAATGAATCCTTCGACCGGAAAGATTTTAGATTTTGGAGAGAACCCTACATGGACAGGTCGTTTATTTGATGGCACACTCGATGAAATCAGGATATGGAATGTTGCACGATCACAGGCTCAAATACAGGCATCGATGGCAAGTGAATTAACAGGAACAGAATCCGGCTTGGTTGGTTACTGGAAAATGAATGAAGGTACCGGAACAACAGCTAATGATGCAACATCGAATTTAAATAAAGGGACATTATTAAATATGGATCCGGCTACAGATTGGGTTCCCGGGTTCGTTGTTACAACCTGCGATGTTGGTGTGATAGGTATTGCAAAGCCATCGATATTCGGCACAGGTTTTACCAGCACTGAAAAAATTGCAATTGAAGTGAAAAATTATTCCACATCACCAATAAGCACTTTTCAGGCAACATATAAATTAAATAATAATACGCCGGTTACTGAGACTGTGAATGCCACTATTCCTGCATTCGGAAC
The Bacteroidales bacterium genome window above contains:
- a CDS encoding extracellular solute-binding protein, whose amino-acid sequence is MKNSITILFAVIIFAASSCGTSSEKKENKTNISDLKGNISISGAFALYPLAQKWADEFCKLNPNVKIDVSAGGAGKGMTDALSGLVSLGMVSREISKEEIDKGAWFIPVTKDAVVPIVNVNNPVLQQLLNKGLDKETLKKIFLTGSVTDWGAAIKNGKIKGKINVYTRSDACGAADVWAKYLGKKQEDIIGTAVSGDPGITEAVKNDKLGIGYNNIGYAYDATSKYVVSGIKILPIDFNGNGMIDDKEYFYQHKDSIVRAIKDGRFPSPPARDLYFVCKDQPKDKVVVEFLKWVLTDGQKYVSDAGYINLSEEKINTALGRLK
- the pstC gene encoding phosphate ABC transporter permease subunit PstC, whose amino-acid sequence is MRNRKKYNLILDSVAGKTMLLLSLSLILLLFLIIIGLSIKSFPVLKNHSFFEMIFSSEWKPLKGKFGMLPFISGTAWVTMISVIIAVPACILTSIYFSEYAKKKLRNTINPVIDILAGIPSVVYGVWGIVFIVPLIKEYVAPIFGISSTGYTVFTGGLVLALMIVPVIIHVLNEVFNAVPHELREASLSLGATKWQTIKFVVVKKALPGIIAAIILGVSRAFGETMAVLMVVGNVIKIPHSIFDAGYPLPALIANNYGEMMSIPMYDSALMFSALILLVIVIIFNVFSRIAIMRVERIIGA
- the pstA gene encoding phosphate ABC transporter permease PstA is translated as MKLKLLEEKIFVWLMKASMFIIAGGLFLIIITVLYKGLPALSWDMILKTPKGGYYLGKEGGILNAILGSLYLAAGSTILALLISLPVVIYMNVYSKKNSYFVNTLRLCFDVMWGIPSIVYGAFGFIIMIFFGLKTSLLAAIIIITIVILPVVIRSVDEVMKMISEGLFEASYSLGATKFQTARSVIIKQAMPGIITAALIAFGRAIGDAAAVLFTAGYTDYIPTSLYQSVATLPLAIFFQLGTPFPEVQQRAYASALLLVIIILVISILSRFFTSKLKKYRIS
- the pstB gene encoding phosphate ABC transporter ATP-binding protein PstB, whose product is MDFIPHISVRDLNVYYGNNHVLKNINLDIPEKKITAIIGPSGCGKTTLLRCFNRLIDNADDVRISGKVLVDNENIFDSNIEITSIRKKMGLLSQRPFPLPMSVYDNVAYGPRIHGIKNKKELNLIVEHYLKEASLWEEVKDRLKMPASRLSIGQQQRLCLARGLAVEPEIILGDEPTSALDPQSSQHIEKKFQELKDKYTIVFVTHILRQAKRIADYIIFIHMGEVIECGPAHEILENPKEQKTKDYVSGVIS
- a CDS encoding SusC/RagA family TonB-linked outer membrane protein codes for the protein MRKNLKLFLFFTLLINIFFIHQSFAQELTVSGIITDKNDGTPMIGVTVKINNTTNGTISDANGKYSIKISNPNDTLVFSFISYNTLIIPVNGQSQLNAVMSSSVTQLSGMVVTALGIEREKKSLGYSVTEVKGDMLQTAKDVSMINQLSGKVAGLDVASANGGAASSSKIVLRGNKSFTNNNQALIVVDGVPIDNSTVSNAGDKWGGRDYGSGISDINPDDIESISVLKGASASALYGSRAANGVILITTKKGKASKKIQISFNSNTSFDTPYILWDIQNTYGAGRNGKFEGPWIINSNGIPVFDATNASSYGSWGPKMEGQEIIDWDGKQKSFSSQPDNYKDYFQTGMTLNNSVSLSGGKKNSTCRLTLADLKNTDIVPNVSVKRTNISLNAGTKIHKRVTLNVFGSYVRQAYDNRLGLSDAHNNANRNYIMMPRNVSNESLENNLMNTDGKEQTWYMNWAWMTNPFWNEEYELNNDTKNRFFGNTSLTIDLDTNLSLIIRTAPDHSLQKFWSRDAYNGLISSLGSYSEKEIQCDEYNTDFLLSYKKEWEIFSFTANAGGNAMYDKSKQNTAETKGGLNEPYIYTIENSLNTPKYRSLLYEKAINSLYFSGQLAYHNFLFLDVTARNDWSSTLPKGNNSYFYPSFSSGFVFSDLMNLSKKAEKIFSYGKIRASWAAVGNDTDPYRLNKTYYVDSTDTYGTIANVTTVIPPENLKPEKLVSKEIGTDMRFFFDRIGLDFSYYKTNSFNQIVQIDVSPASGSNYALINAGNIENKGIELQLNGKPVDENNFSWNFILNYTKNKSEVIELAEGVDNLQLMEHWGLSIEARPGHPYGDIVGYAIKRDANGNKLINENGMYLRSDTTQVLGNINPKFKLSMTNSFTWKNFTLSFLIDARIGGEMFAGTDMYGYGYAGNFSETLEGRDAWYASEEAREAAGISVDDWKATGGYMADGVYQTGTILLNGENNPESISEHPGYYTSGGYVYDQSHNVVGTDLSGISNQTFVNPEKYWSQFSDWTNEIHEPFVYDASYVKLRELTFTYKLPDKWFNKIQMKNFYVSVYGRNLWLMYSKVPNVDPETFHDSSSGQGYELYSYPVRRSIGFNLKFDF
- a CDS encoding SusD/RagB family nutrient-binding outer membrane lipoprotein; the encoded protein is MKSIKNKSFGILVLIMLFIVSGCKKDLTDLNVNPNEPITTSPEYLFRYALKQGICSYNSNVNLEQWGLMNWMMYFASRGGVEQGKEYVVPSGKDAFWQEQYADALSNINEVCLMTNGKPEYANQYAAASIWRVFLFHRLTDLWGEIPYSEALQGLSNLNYTPVYDKQELIYLNMLNELKNDEEMLDPSKSFFDASADLICKGNISRWKMFANALRLRLATRIKDRLPSTYASVVLDLSTKIMISSNEESILFPFNSEKKNPVYEASFTGQAVVQNNPSKFLVDMLVNTNDPRTSILLDKSPMSVLPWIPPYKGVPNLLLTTDSAWSNYNLDGNWGDISRVGKWFLRNETPGVIISYSEVCFLKAEAALNGSLQGSAQQFFEDGVRANIHFYEVYGDSTYSVSDQTIDTYIQSLAPVSMEQIINQKWISFAFSNGYEAYAEYRRTAFPKLKKYDGSEISENDLPKRMIYPNSESTLNREHYLEAVSSQGADNEFTPIWWDMY
- a CDS encoding T9SS type A sorting domain-containing protein, with amino-acid sequence MKIVNKIIFIAILSITGQSGFSQTTSAGKSFYVDYAQWCTLGYPGIYINCGNDNAFNPGTQLTMEVWARAYTFGENRKIMGKLDNQFNNGYVLGFENLDVYSEIFNPDHQEIPRTGPGSMPQDSAWIHIATTYDANGKMTNYINGVNISEIDVFPQTAIVSNTSPFIIGLAPWDILSYEFTGNLDEIRVWNVAKTAQEIKDGMFHQLKGNETGLIAYYNFDEDVDSIVHDNGLNHLNGILHNSTSTCFSWADSYAPVGDSIMAEQFDINASWYGKNADQYTYAVTQNGLSLITSIGEKEFSKYVVFGHNNEAGVTALDAPVNAPPDFKRLSRVWYVNKGGEFGSQVVFNLLDAASGGTMLTSGGADSLYTLLVRDDTSGIFQPLMCASQVMGNTILFNDVNLQEKYYTLCYTSEKLIGTGINDDIEIKYFAKIFPNPAHNNLFLELPEKAEISISDLSGRLLKNYFEEKGINKIDISEFSKGIYVLGIQYKSQIEKRKISIQ